In the Oryza glaberrima chromosome 6, OglaRS2, whole genome shotgun sequence genome, one interval contains:
- the LOC127776516 gene encoding uncharacterized protein LOC127776516 isoform X2, producing MGSGNLMMKKVVRPSSFDFDIQLDKSWTEDVTCPICLDYPHNAVLLRCTSYEKGCRPFVCDTDQTRSNCLERFKGAYELPANMKVSTIAVAPLDSIHIVAPNVNNRPSCPLCRGDVIGWIVIGEARLHLNQKKRCCEEDCCSFVGNFNELQKHTQQKHPDSRPSEIDPARQVDWENFQQSSDIVDVLSTIHAQVPNGIVLGDYVIEYGDDETGEEYEVFRRVRRHWWSCMFFRGFSRSSRRRRRARARERRGSGRRNSNQAHLESFNLEVPTQSVDLREIRFDEIDDEYIVTGAIPSIATPGRMASFHYRDTRYGR from the exons ATGGGGTCAGGAAACCTGATGATGAAGAAGGTGGTGAGGCCCAGCTCTTTTGATTTCGACATACAGCTTGATAAAAGTTGGACAGAGGATGTTACTTGCCCAATCTGTCTTGATTACCCTCACAATGCTGTCCTGCTAAGATGTACATCTTATGAGAAAGGTTGCAGGCCATTTGTCTGTGATACAGATCAAACCCGCTCAAACTGTCTTGAGAGGTTTAAAGGTGCATATGAGCTCCCTGCCAATATGAAAGTTTCAACCATTGCGGTGGCTCCTCTTGATAGTATCCATATTGTGGCTCCTAATGTGAACAACCGCCCAAGCTGCCCATTGTGTAGAGGAGATGTCATTGGATGGATTGTTATCGGTGAGGCTCGTCTACATCTTAACCAGAAGAAAAGATGCTGTGAAGAGGATTGTTGTTCATTCGTTGGTAACTTCAATGAACTTCAGAAGCACACACAACAAAAGCATCCAGACTCACGCCCTTCGGAAATTGATCCTGCTAGGCAAGTTGATTGGGAGAACTTCCAGCAATCTTCTGATATTGTTGATGTGCTGAGCACGATTCATGCACAAGTTCCTAATGGAATTGTTCTGGGAGATTATGTCATTGAGTATGGGGATGATGAAACTGGAGAAGAATATGAAGTTTTCAGGCGGGTCAGAAGGCACTGGTGGTCTTGTATGTTTTTCAGGGGATTCTCTAGATCTtcaagaagacgaagaagagCAAGGGCAAGGGAAAGAAGAGGCAGTGGAAGGAGGAACAGCAATCAGGCACATCTCGAAAGCTTTAACCTCGAGGTTCCCACACAATCTGTTGACTTGAGAGAAATCAGATTTGATGAAATTGATGATGAATACATAGTCACAGGGGCCATACCTAGTATTGCAACACCTGGAAGAATGGCTAGTTTCCATTACAG GGATACAAGATATGGACGATAA
- the LOC127776516 gene encoding uncharacterized protein LOC127776516 isoform X1 → MGSGNLMMKKVVRPSSFDFDIQLDKSWTEDVTCPICLDYPHNAVLLRCTSYEKGCRPFVCDTDQTRSNCLERFKGAYELPANMKVSTIAVAPLDSIHIVAPNVNNRPSCPLCRGDVIGWIVIGEARLHLNQKKRCCEEDCCSFVGNFNELQKHTQQKHPDSRPSEIDPARQVDWENFQQSSDIVDVLSTIHAQVPNGIVLGDYVIEYGDDETGEEYEVFRRVRRHWWSCMFFRGFSRSSRRRRRARARERRGSGRRNSNQAHLESFNLEVPTQSVDLREIRFDEIDDEYIVTGAIPSIATPGRMASFHYRSVETVYC, encoded by the coding sequence ATGGGGTCAGGAAACCTGATGATGAAGAAGGTGGTGAGGCCCAGCTCTTTTGATTTCGACATACAGCTTGATAAAAGTTGGACAGAGGATGTTACTTGCCCAATCTGTCTTGATTACCCTCACAATGCTGTCCTGCTAAGATGTACATCTTATGAGAAAGGTTGCAGGCCATTTGTCTGTGATACAGATCAAACCCGCTCAAACTGTCTTGAGAGGTTTAAAGGTGCATATGAGCTCCCTGCCAATATGAAAGTTTCAACCATTGCGGTGGCTCCTCTTGATAGTATCCATATTGTGGCTCCTAATGTGAACAACCGCCCAAGCTGCCCATTGTGTAGAGGAGATGTCATTGGATGGATTGTTATCGGTGAGGCTCGTCTACATCTTAACCAGAAGAAAAGATGCTGTGAAGAGGATTGTTGTTCATTCGTTGGTAACTTCAATGAACTTCAGAAGCACACACAACAAAAGCATCCAGACTCACGCCCTTCGGAAATTGATCCTGCTAGGCAAGTTGATTGGGAGAACTTCCAGCAATCTTCTGATATTGTTGATGTGCTGAGCACGATTCATGCACAAGTTCCTAATGGAATTGTTCTGGGAGATTATGTCATTGAGTATGGGGATGATGAAACTGGAGAAGAATATGAAGTTTTCAGGCGGGTCAGAAGGCACTGGTGGTCTTGTATGTTTTTCAGGGGATTCTCTAGATCTtcaagaagacgaagaagagCAAGGGCAAGGGAAAGAAGAGGCAGTGGAAGGAGGAACAGCAATCAGGCACATCTCGAAAGCTTTAACCTCGAGGTTCCCACACAATCTGTTGACTTGAGAGAAATCAGATTTGATGAAATTGATGATGAATACATAGTCACAGGGGCCATACCTAGTATTGCAACACCTGGAAGAATGGCTAGTTTCCATTACAGGTCTGTAGAAACAGTCTACTGTTAA
- the LOC127775765 gene encoding adagio-like protein 1, translating to MEWDSESDGAGSIGAGEEEEEEEEEEEGGFGGGGGGGGGGGGMFSFAIEGMLRASGPCGLVVTDALEPDCPIIYVNCGFEEATGYRAEEVLGRNCRFLQCRGPFAQRRHPLVDAMVVSEIRKCIDNGTEFRGDLLNFRKDGSPLMNKLHLTPIYGDDETITHYMGIQFFTNANVDLGPLPGSLTKEPVRSTRFTPDNFFRPISTGPGQSNFCREYSSLFQLTDEVLCQSILSRLSPRDIASVSSVCRRLYLLTRNEDLWRMVCQNAWGSETTRALETVPAAKRLGWGRLARELTTLEAVAWRKLTVGGAVEPSRCNFSACAVGNRVVLFGGEGVNMQPMNDTFVLDLNASNPEWRHVNVSSAPPGRWGHTLSCLNGSLLVVFGGCGRQGLLNDVFTLDLDAKQPTWREIPGVAPPVPRSWHSSCTLDGTKLVVSGGCADSGVLLSDTYLLDVTMDKPVWREVPASWTPPSRLGHSMSVYGGRKILMFGGLAKSGPLRLRSSDVFTMDLSEEEPCWRCLTGSGMPGAGNPAGAGPPPRLDHVAVSLPGGRVLIFGGSVAGLHSASQLYLLDPTEEKPTWRILNVPGRPPRFAWGHSTCVVGGTKAIVLGGQTGEEWMLTEIHELSLASSTV from the exons ATGGAGTGGGACAGCGAGTCGGACGGCGCCGGCAgcatcggcgccggcgaggaggaggaggaggaggaagaggaggaggagggtggttttgggggaggaggtggtggtgggggcggcggcggagggatgTTCTCGTTCGCGATTGAAGGGATGCTGCGCGCTTCGGGGCCGTGCGGGCTCGTCGTCACCGACGCGCTCGAGCCCGACTGCCCCATCATCTACGTCAACTGCGGGTTCGAGGAGGCCACGGGATACCGCGCGGAGGAGGTGCTCGGCAGGAACTG CCGATTCCTGCAATGCAGAGGGCCCTTTGCGCAAAGGAGACATCCCCTAGTTGATGCCATGGTGGTTTCTGAGATTCGCAAATGCATAGACAATGGTACCGAATTCCGTGGTGATTTGCTAAATTTCAGGAAAGATGGCTCTCCATTGATGAACAAGTTACACCTGACCCCTATATATGGAGATGATGAGACCATAACTCATTACATGGGCATTCAGTTCTTCACCAATGCTAATGTTGATTTGGGACCATTGCCTGGCTCATTGACGAAGGAACCTGTCAGATCTACAAGATTTACTCCAGATAACTTTTTCCGGCCCATATCCACTGGACCAGGGCAGAGCAACTTCTGCCGGGAATATTCTAGCCTGTTCCAGTTGACTGATGAAGTACTCTGCCAGAGTATCCTGTCAAGGTTGTCACCAAGAGATATAGCATCTGTTAGCTCTGTGTGTAGGCGGTTGTATCTCTTGACAAGAAATGAAGATCTTTGGAGAATGGTTTGTCAGAATGCATGGGGCAGTGAGACTACTCGAGCTCTTGAGACTGTCCCTGCGGCAAAAAGATTAGGCTGGGGTCGATTGGCAAGAGAGCTGACCACACTGGAAGCTGTTGCTTGGAGGAAGTTGACAGTTGGGGGTGCCGTGGAGCCATCTCGATGTAACTTCAGTGCCTGTGCTGTAGGGAATCGTGTTGTTCTCTTTGGTGGGGAAGGTGTTAACATGCAACCAATGAATGACACATTTGTGTTGGATTTGAATGCTAGCAATCCAGAATGGAGGCATGTCAATGTAAGCTCAGCTCCTCCTGGCCGTTGGGGCCATACCCTATCATGCCTAAATGGATCGCTGTTAGTTGTGTTTGGTGGATGTGGAAGACAGGGCCTGCTTAATGACGTGTTCACATTGGATTTGGATGCAAAACAGCCGACCTGGCGCGAGATTCCTGGAGTTGCACCACCAGTTCCACGTTCATGGCACAGCTCCTGCACTTTAGATGGGACGAAGTTGGTGGTTTCTGGTGGCTGTGCAGACTCAGGTGTACTACTCAGTGATACATATCTTCTTGATGTAACGATGGACAAACCTGTGTGGAGGGAGGTACCTGCATCTTGGACGCCACCTTCGAGATTGGGCCACTCAATGTCTGTCTATGGTGgcaggaaaattttgatgtttggTGGTCTTGCTAAGAGTGGTCCACTGCGACTCCGGTCAAGTGATGTGTTTACAATGGACTTAAGTGAAGAGGAACCCTGCTGGCGGTGCCTCACCGGTAGTGGAATGCCTGGGGCAGGAAATCCAGCCGGAGCTGGTCCACCTCCTCGCCTTGATCATGTTGCTGTCAGCTTACCTGGGGGGAGAGTTTTGATATTTGGTGGATCAGTGGCAGGTCTTCATTCAGCGTCACAGCTTTATCTCTTGGATCCAACTGAAGAAAAGCCTACCTGGAGGATACTGAATGTTCCTGGGCGACCCCCACGGTTTGCCTGGGGCCACAGCACCTGTGTTGTTGGAGGAACAAAAGCAATAGTGCTTGGAGGACAAACTGGAGAAGAGTGGATGTTAACCGAAATCCATGAGCTTTCTTTGGCTAGCAGCACAGTTTGA
- the LOC127777063 gene encoding putative cyclin-dependent kinase F-2 — translation MGEKRSAADSGIADADEHAGGGGGGKRSCIESTDNYEVTCWLRKGAFGAVIRARHRATSRDVAIKFLRRHRCGMGGKAVGEDALLREALYLARCSHHPSIVHYHGLALEPRSGMWGLVMEHVGPSLSSVLRERHGGGGGPPFTEEEVRRVMRQLLSGVQRLHDRHVVHRDIKPGNILVGDGGVVKLCDLGLAMDTAARKPPYQKAGSPGYKAPEMLLGKPDYGELVDAWSAGCVMGELLAGVPLFRGHSETDELLRIFRLLGAPCRQTWPSYPSLPLFGAVPICRSWDRNRLRDLFPEERLSRDGFEVLNGLLTCNPDARLSAAEALRLPWFNATVDGIAAADETKIGQPAASPRQEPPPLRRYPLW, via the coding sequence ATGGGCGAGAAGCGATCTGCTGCGGATAGTGgcatcgccgacgccgacgagcacgccggcggcggcggcggcggcaagcggagCTGCATCGAGAGCACCGACAATTACGAGGTCACGTGCTGGCTCAGGAAGGGCGCGTTCGGCGCCGTCATCAGGGCGCGCCACCGCGCGACGAGCAGGGACGTCGCGATCAAgttcctccgccgccaccgctgcggCATGGGTGGTAAGGCCGTCGGCGAGGACGCGCTGCTGCGGGAGGCGCTCTACCTCGCGCGCTGCAGCCACCACCCCTCCATCGTCCACTACCACGGCCTCGCGCTCGAGCCGCGCTCCGGGATGTGGGGCCTCGTCATGGAGCACGTCGGCCCTAGCCTGAGCAGCGTCCTGCGCgagcgccacggcggcggcggcgggccgccgttcacggaggaggaggtgcgccGCGTCATGCGGCAGCTGCTGAGCGGGGTGCAGAGGCTCCACGACCGCCACGTCGTCCACCGGGACATCAAGCCCGGGAAcatcctcgtcggcgacggcggcgtcgtgaAGCTGTGCGACCTCGGGCTGGCCATGGACACGGCGGCGCGGAAGCCGCCGTACCAGAAGGCTGGATCGCCCGGGTACAAGGCGCCGGAGATGCTCCTCGGGAAGCCGGACTACGGCGAGCTCGTGGACGCCTGGTCGGCCGGCTGCGTGATgggcgagctcctcgccggcgtgccGCTGTTCCGGGGGCACAGCGAGACCGACGAGCTGCTGAGAATCTTCCGCCTGCTCGGCGCGCCGTGCCGCCAGACATGGCCGAGCTACCCGTCGCTGCCGCTCTTCGGCGCGGTGCCGATTTGCCGGAGTTGGGACCGAAACCGGCTGCGCGACCTGTTCCCGGAGGAGCGCCTGTCGCGCGACGGGTTCGAGGTCTTGAACGGCCTCCTCACCTGCAACCCCGACGCGCGgctgtcggcggcggaggcgcttcGGCTTCCGTGGTTCAACGCCACCGTCGACGGCATAGCAGCAGCTGATGAGACGAAGATCGGTCAGCCGGCGGCGTCCCCGAGgcaggagccgccgccgcttcgccgctATCCCTTGTGGTGA